Proteins from a genomic interval of Zingiber officinale cultivar Zhangliang chromosome 1B, Zo_v1.1, whole genome shotgun sequence:
- the LOC122050929 gene encoding protein SRC2-like produces MAYRPLEITLISAKGLKDVNLITKMAVYAIVSLSSDSRARLRTPPDREGGRHPTWNSTLRFTVPADADLARTDFFRILLRTERALGDRDVGEVRVPLSELLSGAGDGPRPVQFLSYQVRKTTSGKPKGVLNFSYKLGERIGAPAAPAPPTGYPPQTTTYPHPPQPAPKADEPVMAYPVGTSYGAYPPPYPPPVGYQQPHPYGQQRPYGQPPAGYGYGTAQPQPPRKNRMGLGLGAGLLGGALGGLLIGDMVSDAAAYDTGYDAGFDDGGSFDF; encoded by the coding sequence ATGGCGTACCGGCCGCTCGAAATCACTCTGATCTCCGCCAAGGGCCTCAAGGATGTCAACCTCATCACCAAGATGGCCGTTTACGCTATCGTCTCCCTCTCCTCTGACTCACGCGCGCGGCTGCGCACTCCGCCGGACCGCGAGGGCGGCCGCCACCCCACCTGGAACTCCACTCTCCGCTTCACCGTCCCCGCCGACGCCGATCTCGCCCGCACGGACTTCTTCCGCATCCTCCTGCGCACCGAGCGCGCCCTCGGCGACCGCGACGTCGGCGAGGTCCGCGTCCCTCTCTCGGAGCTGCTCTCGGGCGCTGGCGACGGCCCGCGGCCAGTCCAGTTTCTCAGCTACCAGGTCCGGAAGACGACCTCCGGAAAACCCAAGGGCGTTCTCAACTTCTCCTATAAGCTCGGCGAGCGCATCGGGGCGCCGGCGGCCCCCGCACCGCCGACCGGATATCCACCGCAGACCACCACCTATCCGCATCCTCCTCAGCCCGCACCGAAGGCTGATGAGCCCGTGATGGCGTACCCTGTAGGGACGAGCTACGGAGCGTATCCGCCCCCGTATCCACCGCCCGTGGGGTACCAGCAGCCGCATCCGTACGGGCAGCAGCGGCCGTACGGGCAACCGCCGGCGGGGTACGGGTATGGGACGGCGCAGCCTCAACCGCCGAGGAAGAACAGGATGGGGTTGGGATTGGGGGCGGGGTTGCTTGGAGGCGCACTCGGAGGGCTTCTGATCGGAGACATGGTCTCCGATGCTGCGGCCTACGACACCGGCTACGACGCGGGATTTGACGACGGCGGTAGCTTTGATTTCTAG